In Pseudomonadota bacterium, a single window of DNA contains:
- the rnr gene encoding ribonuclease R, producing MKTKTSFINLNEENLLKTLKQEKRPLRLNELEENLHLTKEDRRKLKSLIRNMSKKGSIIKLKNKRVGIPYEMNLQTGTLWCTKSGNGFVIPDKEGEKDIFVPFRFIKNALHGDRVIVRIEHRGRHVREGKVIKVTDRKMHTVTGFIKPYKDLLYLFPDDERVSHRFIVEQPFKEIILKENMLVACRITKYPEERKDPECKIIKVFNELNDTKSISLFVTYKFDFPARFKKAINADLKQIGLDVAHNGRKDLRAKKFVTIDGEFAKDFDDAVYVEKTYKGYTLFVSIADVSHYVKIDSSLDREAYARGTSVYFPGSVIPMLPKELSNGICSLNPNDDRYAVTVQLDFNRDGDLEKTSFYTSTIRSAMRLTYNKVEDALMKGDQTVRKETRPVLPELEYMGELAKLLRGKRERRGNLDFDLPEPEVILDIEGGVKSILRAERLFSHRIIEEFMIAANEAVAKFISSKNIPLIYRIHEHPEREKLINFEKLLYALRIEHERVTKNPLSLQSILRKVRETEYEFLVNRVLLRSMKQAKYSAFNKGHFGLGLDTYLHFTSPIRRYPDLVCHRILKNIINGGYRYNEKELERMAIHLSERERIAMDAEREIEDRIRVLFMKDRLGEVYDGIISHITSYGFFVELSDVFVEGLVLLSSLSDDYYAFQEEKFRLIGRRTRKIYRLGDKVKIRVVMADVEKNQLHFALIPR from the coding sequence ATGAAAACCAAAACCTCCTTTATCAACCTAAACGAAGAGAACCTGTTAAAAACCCTCAAACAAGAAAAAAGGCCCCTTCGATTAAACGAGTTGGAAGAGAACCTCCATCTTACTAAAGAAGATAGGAGGAAACTAAAATCACTTATAAGAAACATGTCAAAAAAAGGTTCAATAATCAAACTTAAAAACAAAAGGGTTGGAATCCCTTACGAGATGAACCTCCAGACAGGGACATTGTGGTGTACAAAGAGTGGTAACGGTTTTGTAATTCCTGATAAGGAAGGCGAAAAAGATATCTTTGTCCCCTTCAGATTCATAAAAAATGCCCTCCACGGTGATAGGGTTATTGTAAGGATAGAGCATAGAGGAAGGCATGTCAGGGAGGGTAAGGTAATAAAGGTGACAGACCGAAAAATGCATACGGTGACAGGATTTATAAAGCCATACAAGGACCTGTTATATCTTTTCCCTGATGACGAGAGGGTCTCGCATCGCTTTATCGTGGAACAACCATTCAAGGAGATAATACTCAAGGAAAACATGCTTGTTGCCTGTAGAATTACCAAATACCCTGAAGAGAGAAAAGACCCTGAGTGCAAAATTATAAAGGTATTTAATGAACTGAATGATACAAAATCCATCTCCCTTTTTGTCACCTACAAATTTGATTTTCCAGCAAGATTTAAAAAGGCCATCAATGCAGATTTAAAACAGATAGGTTTAGATGTTGCTCACAATGGCAGGAAAGACTTGAGAGCAAAGAAATTTGTAACCATAGATGGAGAATTTGCAAAAGACTTTGATGACGCAGTATACGTGGAAAAAACTTACAAAGGCTATACCCTATTTGTTTCCATAGCCGATGTCTCCCACTACGTCAAGATTGACTCCTCACTTGATAGGGAGGCATATGCCAGGGGAACAAGTGTCTACTTTCCAGGAAGTGTAATACCCATGCTGCCAAAAGAACTATCGAATGGTATCTGCAGTTTGAATCCAAACGATGATAGATATGCCGTCACAGTTCAATTAGATTTCAATAGAGATGGGGACTTAGAAAAAACCTCCTTTTATACCTCAACCATAAGAAGTGCGATGAGACTCACTTATAATAAGGTAGAAGACGCTCTGATGAAAGGAGATCAAACTGTTAGGAAAGAAACAAGACCAGTATTACCTGAATTAGAATATATGGGGGAATTGGCAAAGTTATTGAGGGGCAAGAGAGAAAGAAGGGGGAACCTTGACTTTGACCTTCCTGAACCAGAGGTTATATTAGACATAGAAGGGGGCGTGAAGAGCATTCTAAGGGCTGAAAGACTCTTTTCTCACCGGATAATAGAGGAATTTATGATTGCAGCAAATGAAGCAGTGGCAAAATTCATATCGAGTAAAAATATACCCCTCATATACAGGATTCACGAGCATCCCGAACGGGAGAAGTTAATAAATTTTGAAAAGCTCCTGTATGCCCTCAGAATAGAGCATGAAAGGGTTACAAAAAATCCCCTTTCCCTGCAATCCATACTTAGAAAAGTCAGAGAGACTGAATACGAATTCCTGGTTAACCGTGTACTCTTAAGGTCAATGAAACAGGCAAAATATTCTGCTTTCAACAAAGGACACTTTGGCTTAGGATTAGATACATACCTACACTTTACCTCGCCCATCCGGAGATACCCCGACCTCGTATGTCATAGAATTTTAAAAAACATCATCAATGGCGGATACAGATACAACGAAAAAGAACTTGAAAGGATGGCAATTCATCTCTCTGAAAGGGAACGTATTGCAATGGACGCTGAAAGGGAAATAGAGGACAGGATAAGGGTTTTATTCATGAAAGATAGGCTGGGTGAGGTATATGATGGAATAATTTCCCATATTACATCCTACGGTTTCTTTGTTGAACTCTCTGATGTATTTGTAGAAGGTTTAGTCCTTCTTTCAAGCCTCTCAGACGATTATTATGCCTTCCAGGAGGAAAAGTTCAGGCTTATCGGGAGGAGGACAAGAAAGATATATCGCTTAGGGGATAAAGTAAAAATCAGGGTCGTCATGGCAGATGTGGAGAAAAATCAGCTACACTTCGCACTTATTCCAAGATAG